A window of Pan paniscus chromosome 10, NHGRI_mPanPan1-v2.0_pri, whole genome shotgun sequence contains these coding sequences:
- the LOC100989398 gene encoding LOW QUALITY PROTEIN: olfactory receptor 10P1 (The sequence of the model RefSeq protein was modified relative to this genomic sequence to represent the inferred CDS: deleted 1 base in 1 codon) yields MAGENHTTLPEFLLLGFSDLKALQGPLFWVVLLVYLVTLLGNSLIILLTQVSPALHSPMYFFLRQLSVVELFYTTDIVPRTLANLGSPHPQAISFQGCAAQMYVFIVLGISECCLLTAMAYDRYVAICQPLRYSTLLSPRACMAMVGTSWWLTGIITATTHASFIFSLPFPSHPIIPHFLCDILPVLRLASAGKHRSEISVMTATIVFIMIPFSLIVTSYIRILGAILAMASTQSRRKVFSTCSSHLLVVSLFFGTASITYIRPQAGSSVTTDRVLSLFYTVVTPMLNPIIYTLRNKDVRRALRHLVKRQRPSP; encoded by the exons ATGGCTGGGGAAAACCATACTACACTGCCTGAATTCCTCCTTCTGGGATTCTCTGACCTCAAGGCCCTGCAGGGCCCCCTGTTCTGGGTGGTGCTTCTGGTCTACCTGGTCACCTTGCTGGGTAACTCTCTGATCATCCTCCTCACACAGGTCAGCCCTGCCCTGCACtcccccatgtacttcttcctgcGCCAACTCTCAGTGGTGGAGCTCTTCTACACCACTGACATCGTGCCCAGGACCCTGGCCAATCTGGGCTCCCCGCATCCCCAGGCCATCTCTTTCCAGGGCTGTGCAGCCCAGATGTACGTCTTCATTGTCCTGGGCATCTCGGAGTGCTGCCTGCTCACGGCCATGGCCTATGACCGATATGTTGCCATCTGCCAGCCCCTACGCTATTCCACCCTCTTGAGCCCACGTGCCTGCATGGCCATGGTGGGTACCTCCTGG TGGCTCACAGGCATCATCACGGCCACCACCCATGCCTCCTTCATCTTCTCTCTACCTTTTCCCAGCCACCCAATCATCCCGCACTTTCTCTGTGACATCCTGCCAGTACTGAGGCTGGCAAGTGCTGGGAAGCACAGGAGCGAGATCTCCGTGATGACAGCCACCATAGTCTTCATTATGATCCCCTTCTCTCTGATTGTCACCTCTTACATCCGCATCCTGGGTGCCATCCTAGCAATGGCCTCCACCCAGAGCCGCCGCAAGGTCTTCTCCACCTGCTCCTCCCATCTGCTCGTGGTCTCTCTCTTCTTTGGAACAGCCAGCATCACCTACATCCGGCCGCAGGCAGGCTCCTCTGTTACCACAGACCGCGTCCTCAGTCTCTTCTACACAGTCGTCACACCCATGCTCAACCCCATCATCTACACCCTACGGAACAAGGACGTGAGGAGGGCCCTGCGACACCTGGTGAAGAGGCAGCGCCCCTCGCCCTGA